A single genomic interval of Cydia splendana chromosome 10, ilCydSple1.2, whole genome shotgun sequence harbors:
- the LOC134794154 gene encoding kinesin-like protein KIF20B — translation MEHRSTIDQRYSSDVSNRERDIPSFIEPRPPLILNPFMRPRPQKGTNLLELFEEDDSVEEEVPELVQVYLRLKPSNVPSSLYEVRSDQCLITSVDTATAGHGRRTQHNVCKMYSFSHIFGPDANQNEIFEHVVKGNLRKLPDGHSFTLLTYGASGSGKTYTLMGTVKAPGLVPRSLEYVFKVVEAAQMPLYRPGESRANKLTLAEQEYELQWVRNLRHLSAPLREKYRRMSTRLVSDMSRSTVDLSKRTKHYVWVSFVEIYNEAIYDLLVTTDRTAASKLRIREDPSGNVYVKGATQAFVRTGEEAYDVMVAGKHNLQVHATGVHAQSSRSHCIFTITMLTETESGVRASHVRLCDLAGSERARRTRNTGARMQESRAINSSLHVLERCLHTLRRKQTSRTDLVPYRESKLTRLLGTGLSGTRGEAVSMVVTLNPAPEYAHETRHVLQLAAVARDIQVNHTIAESISTLENSCSTIQDTTIASSAEVTRLRAENERLHYELVQAESLNRKLMEDMAEQQQENAVTVKELVEEARDITQQYYKSQLRSLEERHETEMAELREECEARLAKNVVAEEGTPSRALQNKVMHLVKQIAILEEELNAERLARARMKEEMLHLRTCIEERDEKGSDDQDDAIQLTDSEDDSDQEDDLCNDSLEPTFKKEDINRSRLIRQSTLNNTKNTTFDSLDGTHDTLKDESMADATYDVSKKDTTITEADETYDASNDTYNQSMDCPATVKKAEVNKAEETKDNSKVEKHSARDTYFVSNSSVSLNEKQNSVHDSGHIADISVSLRDDDDLKDFSTVDVVKPSKTILTQIDHIKKFAISTASTNSSLAQFELLEMEMNDNSAFKYFNDGTAKKSISMSPGKKIKKPYFDDEQPTPNQISKVKDLMKKQDVLRSPSIVQDEIPENYKPSTINKIMRESITVTTELPALYKNKILKKMHDSIDPFEGADSPCSIKEVLKIVEEARKSIEAISLDNKEKVLKSEIVKDLFEIKIKSEIVEKDDQYKIESEINDDDVETELGNESKIHDAVANKEDNNTNEKDSGAQSTAGEIKSTENTDMDVKHDLLTEVKQEETDTENVEKETETETKSEELPNEISSLNDVTSSNQTIASDNNTIDAFENIYKHITVPRATEFDLISDKALDTTNINQIITMKEISIKANVNKEITIETHETNTENVEKETENEPKSEELPLDDNILYYISLNDITTSNQIIAADNNTIDAFENIYKDITVLRETEFDLLISDKSLNTTNVNQSNKIEEISEKANVNKDVTNENLKRNDNNKETVQDNVIDNNNDKINLENKEIVKDVNDNNNHELKQEKPEEPETKIKYNLRHKTQNTSKTDNDETIEHPEKCAPRTAKKSLRLRRKNKENEPVDDEVNLKDIVNLQKEFSDVTMGVPAPVKVVKEMPSPEKSESENQLPLMGVQSCPSKSVTRSRRKLFTPRAEPVEESPPAGDSAERVRVPRPSYHRPRTRRRLN, via the exons atggaacACCGTAGTACAATTGATCAGAGATATTCTAGTGATGTGAGTAACCGTGAGCGCGATATACCGTCGTTTATTGAGCCTCGCCCTCCTTTAATTTTGAATCCTTTTATGCGTCCTCGTCCGCAGAAAGGTACGAATTTGTTGGAGTTGTTCGAAGAGGATGATTCGGTAGAGGAGGAGGTTCCGGAATTGGTGCAAGTGTACTTGAGGCTGAAGCCGTCCAATGTGCCTAGCAGTTTGTACGAGGTCCGGTCAGACCAGTGCCTCATCACCTCAGTGGATACGGCGACCGCGGGTCATGGCCGTCGCACGCAGCACAATGTGTGCAAAATGTACAGTTTCTCACATATATTTGGACCGGATGCCAATCAGAAT GAAATTTTCGAGCATGTAGTAAAAGGCAATCTCCGCAAGCTCCCAGACGGGCACAGTTTCACCCTCCTTACATATGGAGCATCAGGTTCTGGGAAGACGTACACACTCATGGGTACCGTGAAGGCCCCGGGGCTGGTGCCACGGTCACTAGAGTATGTGTTCAAGGTTGTGGAGGCTGCGCAGATGCCGCTGTACCGGCCGGGGGAGAGCCGGGCTAACAAGCTTACTTTAGCTGAGCAGGAGTATGAATTACAG TGGGTTCGTAACCTAAGGCACTTGTCAGCGCCACTACGCGAGAAATACCGGCGCATGAGTACGAGACTCGTCAGTGACATGAGTAGGAGTACTGTTGACCTCAGCAAGAGAACTAAGCATTATGTTTGG GTTTCATTTGTAGAAATCTACAACGAGGCCATATACGACTTGCTGGTGACGACCGATCGTACTGCGGCGTCTAAACTGCGTATTCGGGAAGATCCCTCTGGCAATGTTTATGTTAAG GGAGCAACTCAGGCCTTCGTCCGCACAGGCGAAGAGGCCTACGACGTGATGGTCGCTGGAAAGCATAACCTGCAAGTACACGCCACGGGCGTCCACGCGCAGAGCTCCCGTAGCCACTGCATATTCACTATAACCATGCTCACAGAGACAG AATCCGGCGTCCGCGCGTCCCACGTGCGCCTGTGCGACCTGGCGGGCAGCGAGCGCGCGCGCCGCACGCGCAACACCGGCGCGCGCATGCAGGAGTCGCGCGCCATCAACTCCTCGCTGCACGTGCTGGAGCGCTGTCTGCACACGCTCAGGAGGAAGCAGACGAGCAGGACAGACTTGGTTCCTTACAG GGAATCGAAGCTAACCCGTCTCCTGGGCACGGGCCTGTCCGGCACCCGCGGCGAGGCGGTGAGCATGGTGGTCACGCTCAACCCGGCGCCGGAATACGCGCACGAGACCCGACACGTGCTGCAACTGGCTGCCGTCGCTAGGGACATAC AGGTGAACCACACGATAGCGGAATCTATATCGACATTAGAGAACAGTTGTTCTACGATTCAAGACACCACGATCGCGAGCAGCGCTGAGGTCACCAGGCTCAGAGCAGAAAACGAGAGATTACATTATGAACTGGTGCA AGCCGAGTCACTAAACCGGAAGTTAATGGAGGATATGGCGGAACAGCAACAAGAAAATGCTGTCACGGTTAAAGAGCTAGTAGAAGAAGCCAGGGATATCACTCAGCAGTACTACAAGTCGCAGCTTCGGAGCCTCGAAGAGCGACATGAGACTGAG ATGGCGGAGTTACGAGAGGAATGCGAAGCCAGGCTGGCTAAAAATGTCGTCGCGGAAGAAGGGACGCCGTCGCGAGCTTTACAAAATAAG GTTATGCACCTTGTGAAGCAGATAGCAATATTGGAG GAGGAATTAAACGCAGAGCGGCTAGCGCGGGCGCGGATGAAGGAAGAGATGTTACATCTGAGAACCTGCATCGAGGAGAGAGACG AGAAAGGTTCAGATGACCAAGACGACGCGATACAGCTGACAGACAGTGAAGACGACAGCGACCAAGAGGACGATCTTTGCAACGACAGCCTCGAACCTACTTTCAAAAAAGAAGATATCAACCGCTCAAGACTGATACGTCAAAGCACACTCAATAACACCAAAAACACTACCTTTGATAGCTTAGACGGAACACACGACACGCTCAAAGACGAAAGTATGGCAGACGCTACATATGACGTTAGTAAGAAGGACACTACTATAACTGAAGCTGATGAAACATATGATGCATCTAATGATACGTATAACCAATCCATGGATTGCCCTGCTACAGTAAAAAAGGCTGAAGTGAACAAAGCAGAAGAGACAAAAGATAATTCAAAAGTTGAAAAACACAGCGCTAGAGATACTTATTTTGTTAGTAATTCTAGTGTAAGTttaaatgaaaaacaaaattCAGTTCATGACTCAGGACACATTGCTGATATAAGTGTTTCTTTACGAGACGACGATGATCTGAAAGATTTTAGTACTGTTGATGTAGTAAAACCAAGTAAGACTATTTTAACTCAAATCGATCATATTAAGAAGTTTGCAATTAGTACAGCGTCGACTAACAGCTCCCTTGCTCAATTTGAACTGTTAGAAATGGAAATGAACGACAACTCTGcattcaaatattttaatgaTGGAACTGCCAAGAAATCAATAAGCATGAGCCCAGGAAAGAAGATTAAGAAGCCTTATTTTGACGACGAACAACCGACCCCAAATCAAATATCCAAGGTAAAAGATTTAATGAAAAAACAGGATGTTTTAAGGTCTCCATCTATAGTCCAGGATGAAATTCCTGAAAATTATAAACCTAGTACTATCAACAAAATTATGCGCGAGAGTATCACAGTAACTACTGAACTACCTGctttgtataaaaataaaatattaaagaaaatgcaTGATTCCATAGATCCGTTTGAAGGTGCCGATTCGCCATGCTCAATTAAAGAAGTGCTGAAGATTGTGGAGGAGGCACGAAAATCAATTGAAGCAATTTCCCTAGATAACAAAGAAAAAGTTTTAAAATCTGAAATTGTGAAGGAtttgtttgaaataaaaattaaatcagaGATTGTGGAAAAGGATGATCAATATAAAATTGAATCAGAAATTAATGACGATGATGTTGAAACAGAACTTGGCAATGAAAGTAAAATTCATGATGCTGTAGCGAATAAAGAAGATAATAACACAAATGAAAAGGATTCAGGTGCCCAGTCGACTGCAGGTGAAATTAAATCTACTGAAAATACTGACATGGATGTAAAACATGATCTTTTAACCGAAGTTAAACAAGAGGAAACTGACACAGAAAATGTTGAAAAAGAAACTGAAACTGAAACGAAATCTGAAGAACTCCCAAATGAGATCAGTTCTCTAAACGACGTTACCAGTTCAAATCAAACAATAGCATCGGATAATAACACGATTGATGCTTTTGAGAACATTTACAAACATATAACTGTGCCAAGAGCAACAGAGTTCGATCTAATTTCTGATAAAGCTTTGGATACTACGAatataaatcaaattattacaatgaAAGAAATCTCAATAAAAGCGAACGTAAACAAGGAAATAACAATTGAAACCCATGAAACTAACACAGAAAATGTTGAAAAAGAAACCGAAAATGAACCCAAATCTGAAGAACTACCACTCGACgacaatatattatattatatttcactAAACGACATTACCACTTCAAATCAAATAATAGCAGCAGATAATAATACTATTGATGCTTTTGAGAATATTTACAAAGATATAACAGTGCTAAGAGAAACTGAATTTGATCTTCTAATTTCTGATAAATCTTTAAATACTACGAATGTAAATCAGTCTAATAAAATCGAAGAAATCTCGGAAAAAGCGAATGTAAACAAGGACGTAACAAATGAAAACCTTAAAAGGAATGATAATAATAAGGAAACAGTTCAAGACAATGTAATTGACAACAACAATGATAAAATAAACCtagaaaataaagaaatagTTAAAGATGTTAATGACAACAATAATCATGAACTTAAACAAGAAAAACCCGAAGAACCTGAAACAAAGATTAAATACAATCTCCGCCACAAAACCCAAAACACCAGTAAGACAGATAACGATGAAACAATTGAGCACCCAGAGAAATGCGCCCCAAGGACTGCTAAGAAATCCCTCCGATTGAGAAGGAAGAATAAAGAAAATGAACCGGTTGACGATGAAGTTAACTTAAAGGATATAGTGAACTTGCAGAAGGAGTTTTCGGATGTGACTATGGGCGTGCCGGCGCCGGTGAAGGTGGTGAAAGAGATGCCGTCTCCGGAAAAAAGTGAGAGTGAGAATCAGCTGCCACTGATGGGAGTTCAGAGCTGTCCGTCTAAGAG TGTGACCCGCAGCCGCCGCAAACTTTTCACACCGCGAGCGGAGCCGGTGGAGGAGTCCCCGCCCGCCGGGGACAGCGCCGAGCGCGTCCGCGTGCCGCGCCCCAGCTACCACCGGCCCAGGACTCGTCGCCGACTTAACTGA